The DNA sequence TAGATTGctgctctttaaaaaaaaaaaaaagtttcttttttacagtCTAGTGGTTGAACACATCTTAATTTAGCTTAATACTGTTTTGCCACTCAAAGATGTTTAATATTGCAAAGTTTTTTCATTAGATtacctgtatttatttaaagcCTCTTTGTAAAATTGTGATCAGAAAATTGTGATACTTGAACAGAAATATTGAAAATTCCAAAcccaaacatgaaaataaataaagggttATACTGATGACAaacctcttttcccttcttattCCTTAAGCTTCAAACCCACAGGACACACAGAAGACAGACCTGACATGGATCACTGAGTGCACATTAAGCAGATAAATGCTTCCCTGCAACTTGTTTTCTTTAGAAGCAACTTAACTGAACTCGGCATGTCCCCACAATTCAGAAGTTGCATCGAGGGATCATCCTGTTGTTTTCATAAGCTTATGTTGAAATCTTAACATTGGAGATGCTGTAGAAGACCACAGAAAAAACTCAAAGGATTATTTGACCGCTAACCGATTGTTATCCAGCATCACGTGAGCTAGTTTACCGGCAGAAACTGGGATTAAAGTTGCAGCACCTGCAGTAATAAATGTGAAGAAGGTAATTATAACCGTCATACACGGCAgcactaaataaataatattctgACTGATTTAACTAATGTTTTCCTCCCCGTGTTTGCATTACCAAAATCGTGCACGCCGTGCCCTCAGGAAGTGAGTTGCTAAGGAACAACATTATGCATAATTAAGCATGAAAATTGCACATTACTCGTGGAAAAATTGACAAAAGAGCTTCTTGTCTCTTTAATCCTACATTTCCCAAAGACCTTCACAGATATTAATTCACACGGGTATCTTTTAGAAGTCTAAACAGAGTGAGAATTTCTGGGTTTGAATTAAACTTTTAGCCTTTCTCTAACAGTAAATCTGCAAAGTATGGTTTATTATATACAGCTAACTCACATTAAGCTTTACATATACAGCTCTCTTCAGAGGTTTATTTACACGTATTACAAGTATGAATGTATATTAATACTGGGCTGTTAATGATTCATTGGAACCGTCCTTTTACAGCGTGGAATGATTTTACAACATACAGctccaagttttttttaaaggcaacaagagtttaaatttattgtggattctTTCAGTTCTTACAAGgtgaaaattatacatacaggcttaAATGCTTACATACACACCACactatttggttaaatgtcccaAAGCAAGTCGCACCAAAACcacatttttttataaagattaTGGCACATTCAGGCTGAAAATCTGACTAATCTCAATCAGAACTGCTATTGTTCAATTACATTGGTAGGTGCGCACATTGTAAATAGGGCTGAAGTAAGAGCTTTCCTGCTTAATGTAAGTATAACTTGTCAATACCGAAACTGGTTTAGATGTATGTTTGGAATCGTACTAATTTTGAATTGAagtgaagttgaagaatttggaggtatAGTCATCCTTCTTATTTCATCCACTTTGTGCAAAGCATGAGTACAACCTGCAGCAAAACAGACCATTTTAATGCTACCACATCATGCTTACTAACTGGTTCAGACTTCTTTGGTTTGAAAGCCTCAGTTTAGCTCCTCCAAACTTAGCATTATTGTTGCCAGACATCTTAAAGGTGCAGATTTTGGAGCAGAGGCTTGTGTCTTGGTCATACCCTGTCAGTCCATGTCGACGTAAAACAGGCTTCAAATTGGACGGTGACTCTTGTCAAAACTGCAATGAAAACACTTTCTTCGCATCACACGAGTCACCTGATCAACAACCAGATGGTAATACTGCCGAAAAAGACGAAGAAGATGACAGGAAATGCGCGGCATGTTTGGATTCACCAGGAGACggagtattttttaaattaagtttgCTACAGGGGCATAACCAGAATTTTGGATTCCAAAAGGCTAAGAAATTCGAGCATTTACCAAGATCTTGAAGCGTCCATCCGTCGCCATCATGTTTTTTAATGAGGTTTCGCATGAACAAACTTATTGACGTgtgattttaattgtatttcttatttaatggtAACAGCGGAATTGCGAAATTGTGGTTTTTCGACATTGGCAGAATATCAACAAAGTTTTGTGCACATTTGTAATGGCAACGCAGCTAATGAACCAAATTGCATTTCAAACATAGCTTTGGAAGCCCTACATTAAGAACCCTGAATAGCCTCTCCAAAGCCCTGGCCTTAATTGTATTAAAATTGTACATTGTATTCCACCCTGgaaaacattgtttaaatgtaTCTCTAAAAACGTTGGTATGGTGTTCGTATGGTATTCATACCAGTAATGGGTAAACCTCTAATCAGAACTATAggataacatttttattgactgatccttttttttaaattgctaaTTTTGATCCATGCTTTCTATTAAAGTTGCAGGACTCCTGCCTCTTCTATTACTTGGGCAAGATACTGAACCAGCACATTTGGCCCCAGGTGTAGCCATCCTTCCCTGAATATGTGGATGAGGTGCATGCAGCTTGGAGAGTTATTTCTTGAAAACAGTCAACAAGACTTACAAGAAACTATTTATatctaccttttttttttcttctgctatTAAGAACCAAAAATtaacacttaaaaataaaacctatctaaatgttttagaataCTCAAATACATCTGCTGTAACTGAAAAAGCGACTCTGTAGAAAgaattttatttcctctttgtGACATAGCTAAAATATTTAGCACATTGAACATTTTGTTGCTACATCTTTGTAGGGAATAAGGCTTTTTGAACCATGAGGATGTTTTTGTGTCTTACTTTGACATAAACACGAGGGATTGAAGGTAAAAAAGATTGGATCTATGACATATTTCTAAGTATTGCAAGTTATATGTGTAATAAAGAAAGATATTAAAGGAATTCCTTTCTCTGCCTACAGCTGTTCTTATTGCTTCTTTCATTCTTGTATTATTCTATTGTTATAGAATTTGTGTCCCAGACACAATCAGTGTTTTTGCATTACCTGACCACAGtgttagattatttttattaataaagttaTCACAAAAACAATCAGCACACCATGAGCTCTGCAGCAATACGACGATTTAAGATTATTGGGACCAAAGGGAAGAAAAGATGAGAACTCTCATAAGAGGAAAACCAGTGCCACCCAGTGGACAAAGTGTTTACCTGCATTTTTTACATAGACATTCCACATCTGACTGTATAGTATTTATGACTGAAGACAGTGATTGCCACATTTTATTaggtttgttttatgttattttggtGAGACCTGAGATTTTTAGAATGAAAACAAGAAGCTTGTCCATCTTCTCCTCTTCATTCGGTGTACTCCATAGCAACATTTAGACTTCTCAGTTCCTATCACTGCTCTTGTTGGAGGTTAATTGGCAGCTAGCTGAAAGCCTTAGGAGTCACACAAGTGTGTTTGGTATAGTGAGGAAACCTGGCATCCATTAGATGCCTCCTTTACTTATCTCTCTGACTTCTTGAAGCAAAAGCAATATGCTAATCCATAAACACCTCAGCTTCCACCTGCTAACCCTCATTATTTTCATGCTGTTTTACTAATGAAAAATGTAGGGCAGCTCTCCCAGTGAAACGTTTTTATGCTACAATTAAGAAAATGAACTAACAGACTGGTTTCAAATCTAAGAAGGCAGACTTGGGCTTTCAGATTTGTTTGAGCCAAAGTTGTTTTCCCCTGTGTAACTGATAAAAAGGTTGTTTCCAAGACCATGCCACTCCAAAAATGTTATGGTgacataatattttaaagatttgcGTGAATTTGACTCAAAACTGGAAACactgtttcttttaattttcttcttataGAGAGATGACTGAAAAAGTACAACAGAACAGCCACACTGGGCCTGCAGGGGTAtctcattaaattaaaatgatattGCTAAAGTTTATATAAGTAGTTCAAttcaaaagtgaaactcatatgcATAATTATTACACACAGGGTGGTAtatttatgttaattttatatattatagctcacagctaataaaaactctCAAGTCTAATTTAGCAGAGAATCAGAATAATACAAAAGACCGATTAAAAAGGAGCTTTAATATAACAGTTTTAGTCTGCCAAACAATATGTGCATGCAGtgtacagtatatgcactcagtacttgtttggggctccttttgcatgaagtACTTCATCACTGCAGCATAGCATGGAAGAAATCAGCCTGGGGCTGTGCCCAGGTTGGTTTATTAGCTACCTTCATCTCATCTGCATTGTTAGCTCTAGTGTTTCACAACTTCCACTTGACTATATTTTATAGCTTCTATCATGGATTTAGTTCTGGCCAGTTTGCTGTCAAGGACAGTGATGCCATAAACATcaaagcaggtattggtacttttgtCTGTGTAGGCAGGTGCCAAGTGGTAgtggaaaatgaaaaaagcatCTCTATAAAGCTCATCAGCCTAAGGAGTcatgaagtgctctaacatTTCCTGGTAAACCACTGTTCTGACTTTTGACTTAATAAAACGGTGTACCAATCCCAGCAAAAAACACGTTTCTCCAAATTATCACCGACAGTGGAAACGTAACACTGGATCACTctactcttcctccagattgTGGaacttgatttccaaataaaatgctaatttacttacatgtgaaaagaggactttgtaGCACTGAGCAACATTCCAGGCTTTTTTCTAACACCTGTGATGTTGTCTGTACTTCAGGAGTCGCCTAAAGCAAGGAATGCAAAATTGCAGCCCAGCTGCAGTCCATGTCTCATGAATCTCCCCAAGCCTCTGGAATGGGCTTTTCTTCAGATTCCTCTCTAacctgcagttatccctgttgcttgtgcatcttttttattacactttttgcatccactcaactttccattaacatTCTTGAACGACCAACTTCCTTAGTTGTGGCTTTTGTGGCAAACTTAGCAGAAATAAACgtgcattttaataaattactaagtaaaaaaaaaaaaaaaaactttctaatacaagtttcactttctgaatgactataataaatttacttttcaaTTACATCTGGACCTATTGAGTGTCATGACACAACAACATGTGTGTCGAGTCTGTTTTGGCATGGTGTACAAGTTCCAAATTGCTCTCAACAGATCCAGTCAAACCTTTAAATGGGAAACCTGTTGAATTACAGGAATGACAGAAACTAGAGCTGGTGTGTGTGAGCGATCTCAGTTCATTTGAATCTGGCTAACTTCTTTGTGAAGTGCTAACTGTTGATAGGAGTTTCTatgcaaataaacacatttcactAAGTCGCTACAGTACTTCTAagagagttaacacaaaaagaTACACAAAACCCTTCCCCCTTTGCTGCTCTGTATACCTCGAGTTCCCCCTCAACCTCCAAATCTCTTGGATGTTCTTAGCCTTATCTCAAACATTTCTACCTCCATGCATACATACAATTAGCCCTTCCTCCCCTATCCCTACAGCTCCTGTCCATTAGCATAATCACAATAGTTTAACAGAGAGGAGATGGTGAGAAGAACACAAAAGCCCTCACAGCTATTCTGTTGCTCTTGGCTTCTTTTGACCTGCTTTAGCCAAAGTTACTGCCAAGGGATTTTGTTCTTTTCCAGTTATGCTTTACAAATGTTTTAGCCATATTCTTTTTGCCCAAATGAATCACCCCAGCTAGACTTCACCTGCATACTATATTAGTATACCAATATACTGCATATTCTGCAACTAAAACAATCAACTTCAGTGCCTAaagataaacataaaaaaaaaaaaaccttcaactATTTTGATGTTTGTTGACTTTTTATTGATATATAGACGAAGACTACAGATCTACTCATCTAGCAGTTGAAAATTCTTGCTAGTGTTTCATGCACACAAtgatcaaaaaaaataaatacatggagtataaatgtaaaatgaaacaattcAGGTTTACTGCACTggctggtttaaaaaaaagaaaacatatgtgTAAAGACCAGTACAAAACAGGAGTTCATCCAGACAAATCTTGCACCCTTCCTGGGAAATAGGtagttttaaaatgatgcagagtagaaaaataaaacatcatctAAATTCAGATTCAAGTTTCTTCCCCTcgaaaacagaaattaaaaaccACTTAAAACATGTGCATAATGGTTAATACTATACATTCAGTACTGTGATGGTTATCATTTCAGTGCAAATCTAGTGTTAAAAAAAACCAGTTTTATGTGCGCATTTCctgaaaaacagacatttaaatgCCAAAACTGCATAATAATCACCTGAAGCTTCATTGTATCACATGAATTTTTGCATTCTGTAACTTAAGGATCAAAATGGAACTTGATCGCTGCTTACCTCAGATGTCTGAGTAATCTGTATAAAGAAatacatgttattttttttagctgagaaaaaataaaaacaatttttttcaaacTGCAGCAAATGTTCTCAGGTCAGATATCACATGCAAAATATGCaatcaaacaacaaaattaaaaaaagcccAAAGTACAAAGGTCTGGGTCTAGACAATGGAAGAAAAacagcttcaaacataaagcgACTAAACAACAGCTATGAACTGCCTTTGCCTGTGAGGAAAAATGCAGGGTTTATACAGACTGGCTACGTCTCTTCTTTCCACACATGTGCAAATGTCCAGGAGGTAGGAATTAGCAAAGGCAATGCATTTGGATGCTAAGCTAATTAACAGTAGGTAGTTTGGTTTAGTTTTAAGTTTTTACCCATTTACCCATGAACCAGTGACACTCCATGGTACAAAGCTCTCTTCCACATGTAGTATGTTGAGCGTGCTGTTAATGGGAAGTAGGACCGAAACTCTTTGTATGTGGGGAAGGACTTCTCCTCAAAGCGTTGCTGAAGGAAGAGCTTGGCTTTGGCCTTGAAGTTGGCGAGGGCAACAACATCCACTGAAAACATCTGCTCATTCACAGGCACCCTGCTGGGGAAGGAATGGTTTAACTTTGGGGCGTCAAAATCAGGCACAGCGGACCTTTCCAGGTACTGGGGGATGTGGACAAATGGGAGCCCATCCTGCTTCTCCATTATCTTGTTGCTTTTACTCCCCGTACTCTCAGGGACATTGATCTCGACACTCTGGATGATCATCAtcttctttgtcttgtggtttTTGCTGTTGCGCCACAGCCAAAAGAAACATGAAGAAATGGTGGGGAACTTGAGCTTGAATTTAGTCAAAGACCAGTTGGACGTCTGAACATGCAACTTTGCAGCTTCTCTTAGTTGTTTTTTACCCAGATAAGCCAGCCTAAAACTTCTGTGTTTCCGTCTCCAGACCCTCATTCTTGGTCCAGTGGGTTGAGAAAGGCCAGGCAGCACCAATGACTGACCTTTTGGGCTCAGACTCTTGTCAGCATCTGAGCTGTCTTCACTACTGCCAACAGTGCCTTTGTATCTCCGATTAAAGAGCAGAGCTTCTCTTCTCCAGTTGTAATAGGTTGATCGTGAAATTCCTGGGAAGTTTCTCTTGAATATCCTGAAGGGGAAGGAAGTATTCATGGCAATGCAGTTCTGCAGATAGCGCTTAGCTTCCTGCATGTGCGCTACATTCTGAGCTCTCTCAGCATCCAGCTTGCCCAGGTTAAGGCCAAACATGGTGGCCACGCTGTCGTGGTGGTCTGACCCGTCTAGTTTAGCTTCAGGTGAGGACCAGATCTCCTGCTCTGTGCTCTCTCCAGGGCTAATCTCTCCAGCTGAGGAAGATGTGGAGAAATGTCCACCAGATTTCAGAAGCTCATGCTTCCAGTTGTAGTACGACGACCTTGAGATCTCAGGGAAAAACTCTTTAAACTGGTGCAGAGGAATGAGCTTGCCCTCCAAGAAGCAGGCCTGGAGGAAGTATTTCGCCTCATACCTTGTTGCTGACTTTTTGCAGTGTTCCTGTGTCTGTCTCTTCCAGCGGTAGAAGGTCCTCTTGGTGATGTTGTACTTATCCTTCAAACTTGGGTAGGAAAGCAGCGACTCCTGGTTCAGCTGGTCCTCATTCCTGTGTGGAGATGACATCTCCTGACTTTCAGGGCTTCTACTCATGAGACAGCTTGCTTGAACCAGAGAGACGAAATATTTCGGCCTGAACAAGGACTCAGACTGCATGTCCCCGGACCACATTATGTGGATGGTTTGTGGCTCAGAGTCTTCGGGCCAGGTTCTTGGGCGTATTAGTCGATTGAAATAGGGTCTGATCTTGAGGTTGAACATGGGGTAGATAGAGTAGATGTTGAACTGAAGGACAGATGACATGGCGTAGACATGCCACATGTTGGCATAGGAGCCAGGGAAGCAGGACGCTTTAACATCTGCATCAAATATGGCCTCCAGGACGGTCACAGGCAGGTTGAGCATTTCTTCAGACTCTTCTGCGCTAAGACTGAATCGAACAGCTTGGAGCATCATTTTAGAATCAATCTTCCCAGATAAGTAGTATCTCTTCCACAGCACCATTTCTACCACAGTTCTTACCTGTGAGGGGGGAATATCCGTGAAACTGGTATGAAAAAGCCAGAAAAAGTCAACACAACAAGTAAACTTTTAAATGTGTAATTGTGTCTGCTAACCTGTAGCTCCAAGCTGAGTCCAGTGTTGCCCACAAGTAGTGTGCTTGCAGCATCAAACAGTAAGTTGCCTTCTCCATTACAGCTCAGAGGCAGGAGTCCTTGAGGTGCATCAGCAGGGTACAAAGCACTGGCTGCTTTGTCCACATGCACCCACTCAGGATAGTTCTGACAGGGGGCTTTGGGGAGCTGGAAAGGAGAGAGGACCCGTTCTACCTTCATGGCCACTCTTTTCACAGCGTCCAGGCCAGAACTTTCTGTGGCCTCCTGGAGCTCTCGCAGGACGGGCAGCACGACCTCATTCCTTTGGATCATGCCTGCAGGCTTGAGGAGAGCTGCAAGgaagacaaagaagaaaggaGACAATATTTCACTGTCCACATTAACCCCACGTTTAAGCACCAACTGCAGCTTATTTTACCACACTTTAATGGATATATAATTGATATAAACAGTGCTCTATATTGAAAACTTTTTCCCACATTGTGTGTTTCATAGTAAAGCCGGTCATCTTAACTTGCTAAAAACTATTATGGGAGGCATTATCTGATATAATTACGCAAATGTCCAGCCTTTGATCCAGTTGAccacaacattttatttaatacactCATGATTCACTTCTTTAGAACTGCCCTTAAGCagtatgtgttcattcatagttttgttgcctttggtgagaagcTACAATTGAAATAGTCACAAAAATAAAGAgatccattaagtgagaaagtgtaccTACAACTTTTCACTGGTagagtatatacaggtccttctcaaaatattagcatattgtgataaagttcattattttccataatgtaatgatgaaaatttaacattcatatattttagattcattgcacactaactgaaatatttcaggtcttttattgtcttaatacgggtgattttggcatacagctcatgaaaacccaaaattcctatctcacaaaattagcatatcattaaaagggtctctaaacgagctatgaacctaatcatctgaatcaacaagttaactctaaacacctgcggcctttaaaacttccagcctggttcatcactcaaaaccccaatcatgggtaagactgccgacctgactgctgtccagaaggccactattgacaccctcaagcaagagggtaagacacagaaagaaatttctgaacgaataagctgttcccagagtgctgtatcaaggcacctcagtgggaagtctgtgggaaggaaaaagtgtggcagaaaacgctgcacaacgagaagaggtgaccggaccctgaggaagattgtggagaagggccgattccagaccttgggggacctgcggaagcagtggattgagtctggagtagaaacatccagagccaccgtgcacaggcgtgtgcaggaaatgggctacaggtgccgcattccccaggtcaagccacttttgaaccagaaacagcggcagaagcgcctgacctgggctacagagaagcagcactggactgttgctcagtggtccaaagtacttttttcggatgaaagcaaattctgcatgtcattcggaaatcaaggtgccagagtctggaggaagactggggagaaggaaatgccaaaaatccagaagtccagtgtcaagtacccacagtcagtgatggtctggggtgccgtgtcagctgctggtgttggtccactgtgttttatcaagggcagggtcaatgcagctagctatcaggagattttggagcacttcatgcttccatctgctgaaaaactttatggagatgaagatttcctttttcagcacgacctggcacctgctcacagtgccaaaaccactggtaaatggtttactgaccatggtatcactgtgctcaattggcctgccaactctcctgacctgaaccccatagagaatctgtgggatgttgtgaagagaacgttgagagactcaagacccaacactctggatgagctaaaggccgctatcgaagcatcctgggcctccataagacctcagcagtaccacaggctgattgcctccatgccacgccgcattgaagcagtcatttctgcaaaagaattcccgaccaagtattgagtgcataactacatgattatttgaaggttgacgttttttgtattaaaaacacttttcttttattggtcggatgaaatatgctaattttgtgagataggaattttgggttttcatgagctgtatgccaaaatcatccgtattaagacaataaaagacctgaaatatttcagttagtgtgcaatgaatctaaaatatatgaatgttaaattttcatcatgacattatggaaaataatgaactttatcacaatatgctaatattttgagaaggacctgtatattgccagtcattttctaccgcttattccatagtgggtcacaggggagctggtgcctatctccagcagtctacgggcaagaggaggggtacaccctggacaggtcgccagtccatcacagggcaacacacaaacaaccatgtacacactcattcatacacctaagggcaatttagagtgaccaactaacataacaggcatgtctttggactgtgggaggaagctggagtacccggtgagaccccacgcatgcacggggagaacatgctaactccatgcaggaaaaaaataataataataatatatatatatatatatatatatatatatatatatatatatatatatatatatatatataaatataagcCCTAACATTTCAACATATACATGATCCCACTAGGATAGATTACTGGGAGCCATGGCATACATTTTCAAAGCTATGATAATCACACCCAGTTATAAATTGCCATCGGAGGAACCACAGCTGTTTCATGCACTTTTTAATTGGTTGCAGATATTGTCATGGATGGCAGATAATTTCCTACTGCCTCATCTGGGAGAAACCGAAGTTTTAATAAATGGCAATGAActtcaaagaagaaaaagtcaCAGTAAAGCAGAGGTTTGAGAATTAACTTTTCATATCAAATGAAAAACCTGGATCTTAAAATGCATCAAGTTTAGGTTTCCTATCACATCTTAAAAAtgttcccaaaaaaaaaaaattatcaccTGCAGAGCACTGCCAATGTATGACCATTTCCCTTTCAGTCCAATGC is a window from the Girardinichthys multiradiatus isolate DD_20200921_A chromosome 15, DD_fGirMul_XY1, whole genome shotgun sequence genome containing:
- the vrtn gene encoding vertnin, which produces MLVSGRPALLKPAGMIQRNEVVLPVLRELQEATESSGLDAVKRVAMKVERVLSPFQLPKAPCQNYPEWVHVDKAASALYPADAPQGLLPLSCNGEGNLLFDAASTLLVGNTGLSLELQVRTVVEMVLWKRYYLSGKIDSKMMLQAVRFSLSAEESEEMLNLPVTVLEAIFDADVKASCFPGSYANMWHVYAMSSVLQFNIYSIYPMFNLKIRPYFNRLIRPRTWPEDSEPQTIHIMWSGDMQSESLFRPKYFVSLVQASCLMSRSPESQEMSSPHRNEDQLNQESLLSYPSLKDKYNITKRTFYRWKRQTQEHCKKSATRYEAKYFLQACFLEGKLIPLHQFKEFFPEISRSSYYNWKHELLKSGGHFSTSSSAGEISPGESTEQEIWSSPEAKLDGSDHHDSVATMFGLNLGKLDAERAQNVAHMQEAKRYLQNCIAMNTSFPFRIFKRNFPGISRSTYYNWRREALLFNRRYKGTVGSSEDSSDADKSLSPKGQSLVLPGLSQPTGPRMRVWRRKHRSFRLAYLGKKQLREAAKLHVQTSNWSLTKFKLKFPTISSCFFWLWRNSKNHKTKKMMIIQSVEINVPESTGSKSNKIMEKQDGLPFVHIPQYLERSAVPDFDAPKLNHSFPSRVPVNEQMFSVDVVALANFKAKAKLFLQQRFEEKSFPTYKEFRSYFPLTARSTYYMWKRALYHGVSLVHG